One genomic segment of Suncus etruscus isolate mSunEtr1 chromosome 15, mSunEtr1.pri.cur, whole genome shotgun sequence includes these proteins:
- the RNF40 gene encoding E3 ubiquitin-protein ligase BRE1B produces the protein MSGPGNKRAAGDGGSGPPEKLSREEKTTTTLIEPIRLGGISSTEEMDLKVLQFKNKKLAERLEQRQACEDELRERIEKLEKRQATDDATLLIVNRYWAQLDETVETLLRHHENQGELSSGTEVPGTQEGPVHDEILLTEPGTSELRDPLPVQLRPPLSEPALAFVVALGASSSEEVELQLQGRMEFSKAAVSRVVEASDCLQRQVEGLCQRVYSRGDSELSNEGARARTRELGRENRRLQDLATQLQEKHHRISLEYSELQDKVTSSETKVLEMETTVEDLQWDIEKLRKREQKLNKHLAEALEQLNSGYYVSGSSSGFQGGQITLSMQKFEMLNAELEENQELANSRMAELEKLQAELQGAVRTNERLKVALRSLPEEVVRETGEYRMLQAQFSLLYNESLQVKTQLDEARGLLLATKNSHLRHIEHMESDELGLQKKLRTEVIQLEDTLAQVRKEYEMLRIEFEQNLAANEQAGPINREMRHLISSLQNHNHQLKGDAQRYKRKLREVQAEIGKLRAQASGSAHSIPSVGHPEDSSVSTPVPGKEEGGPGPLGVPENRKELAAVPSAATTPSSMKKEEPLPAEDEVQAGTPGSQGPSSRIREPEVRPKRELREREGPGLGAPSVASALSRADREKAKMEEAKRKEPELLKGLRAELKKAQESQKEMKLLLDMYKSAPKEQRDKVQLMAAERKAKAEVDELRSRIRELEERDRRESKKIADEDALRRIRQAEEQIEHLQRKLGATKQEEEALLSEMDVTGQAFEDMQEQNGRLLQQLREKDDANFKLMSERIKANQIHKLLREEKDELGEQVLGLKSQVDAQLLTVQKLEEKERALQGNLGGVEKELTLRSQALELNKRKAVEAAQLAEDLKVQLEHVQTRLREIQPCLAESRAAREKESFNLKRAQEDISRLRRKLEKQRKVEVYADADEILQEEIKEYKARLTCPCCNTRKKDAVLTKCFHVFCFECVRGRYEARQRKCPKCNAAFGAHDFHRVYIS, from the exons ATGTCTGGACCCGGCAACAAACGCGCCGCTGGCGATGGGGGCTCAGGACCCCCGGAGAAGCTCAGCCGCGAGGAAAAGACCACGACGACTCTGATAGAGCCCATTCGTCTCGGAGGCATTTCCTCCACG GAGGAAATGGACTTGAAAGTTCTGCAGTTCAAGAACAAGAAACTAGCAGAGCGCTTGGAGCAGCGACAAGCTTGTGAAGATGAACTTCGAGAGCGAATTGAGAAACTAGAGAAGCGGCAGGCTACCGATGATGCTACTCTTCTCATTGTCAATCGCTACTGGGCCCAG CTGGATGAAACTGTGGAAACCCTTCTCCGACACCATGAAAACCAGGGGGAGCTGTCTTCAGGGACAGAGGTGCCCGGAACACAGGAGGGGCCAGTGCATGATGAAATTCTACTGACTGAGCCAGGGACATCAGAACTGAGGG ATCCCCTGCCAGTGCAGTTGCGGCCTCCCCTCAGTGAGCCAGCTTTGGCTTTCGTGGTGGCCCTGGGTGCTAGCAGTAGTGAGGAGGTAGAGCTGCAGCTACAGGGCCGTATGGAATTCTCCAAGGCAGCGGTGTCCCGTGTTGTAGAAGCCTCAGACTGCCTGCAGCGCCAGGTGGAGGGACTCTGTCAGCGAGTATACAGCCGAG GGGACAGTGAGCTGTCCAATGAGGGGGCTCGGGCACGCACCCGGGAGCTGGGCCGTGAGAACCGACGACTACAGGACTTGGCTACCCAGCTACAGGAGAAGCACCACCGGATCTCTTTGGAG TACTCTGAGCTCCAAGACAAAGTGACATCATCAGAGACAAAGGTGCTAGAGATGGAGACTACAGTAGAGGACCTGCAGTGGGACATTGAGAAGCTGCGCAAGCGTGAGCAGAAGCTCAATAAGCACCTAGCAGAGGCCTTGGAGCAA CTCAACTCTGGCTACTATGTGTCTGGGAGCTCCTCAGGCTTCCAGGGGGGTCAAATCACACTCAGCATGCAGAAG TTTGAGATGCTGAATGCAGAGTTAGAAGAAAACCAAGAATTGGCCAACAGCCGCATGGCAGAGCTGGAGAAGTTGCAGGCCGAACTCCAGGGGGCTGTGCGGACTAATGAGCGTCTCAAG GTGGCCCTTCGGAGCCTTCCTGAGGAGGTAGTACGGGAGACGGGCGAATATCGGATGCTGCAGGCTCAGTTCTCACTTCTCTACAATGAGTCTTTGCAAGTGAAGACCCAGCTGGATGAGGCCCGGGGCCTGTTGCTAGCCACCAAGAATTCCCACCTGAGGCATATTGAGCATATGGAG AGTGATGAGCTGGGACTACAAAAGAAGCTGCGTACAGAGGTGATCCAGCTGGAGGACACGCTGGCCCAGGTACGAAAGGAGTATGAGATGCTGCGCATCGAGTTTGAACAGAACCTGGCAGCCAATGAGCAGGCAG GGCCCATCAACCGGGAGATGCGCCACCTGATCAGCAGCCTCCAAAACCATAATCATCAGCTGAAGGGAGACGCCCAGCGGTATAAGCGGAAGCTTCGGGAAGTACAGGCTGAGATCGGCAAA CTCCGGGCCCAGGCCAGTGGCTCTGCCCATTCCATCCCCAGTGTGGGCCATCCAGAGGACTCTAGTGTCAGTACCCCAGTTCcagggaaagaagaaggagggccGGGCCCTTTAGGTGTCCCAGAGAACAGGAAGGAATTGGCAGCAGTGCCTAGTGCTGCCACTACTCCATCCTCAATGAAAAAGGAGGAGCCTCTCCCTGCAGAGGACGAGGTCCAAGCTGGCACCCCTGGCTCCCAAGGTCCCTCCTCCCGGATCCGAGAACCTGAGGTCAGGCCCAAGCGGGAGCTTCGGGAGCGGGAAGGACCTGGCCTGGGAGCCCCATCGGTAGCTTCAGCTCTCTCACGGGCTGATCGGGAGAAGGCCAAGATGGAGGAGGCCAAGAGGAAGGAGCCAGAGCTCCTCAAAGGTCTCCGAGCAGAGCTCAA GAAGGCCCAGGAAAGCCAGAAGGAGATGAAACTGTTGCTGGACATGTACAAGTCAGCGCCCAAGGAACAGCGGGATAAGGTGCAGCTCATGGCAGCTGAACGAAAGGCCAAGGCAGAG GTCGATGAATTGCGGAGCCGCATCCGGGAATTGGAGGAAAGAGATAGAAGGGAGAGCAAGAAGATTGCAGATGAAGATGCCCTGCGGCGTATACGGCAAGCAGAGGAGCAGATAGAACATCTGCAACGGAAGCTGGGAGCCACCAAGCAG GAGGAGGAGGCACTGCTGTCAGAGATGGATGTGACAGGACAGGCTTTTGAGGACATGCAGGAGCAAAATGGGCGGCTTCTTCAACAATTGCGGGAGAAGGATGATGCCAACTTTAAGCTGATGTCAGAGCGGATCAAGGCCAACCAGATCCACAAGCTACTGCGCGAGGAGAAGGATGAGCTGGGAGAGCAGGTTCTGGGCCTTAAGTCCCAG GTGGATGCCCAGCTGCTGACCGTGCAGAAGTTGGAAGAGAAGGAGCGGGCCTTACAGGGCAACCTTGGTGGTGTAGAGAAGGAGCTGACTCTGCGCAGCCAGGCCCTGGAGCTCAACAAGAGGAAG GCTGTGGAAGCAGCGCAGCTGGCCGAGGACCTGAAGGTGCAGCTGGAACATGTGCAGACGAGACTGCGGGAGATCCAGCCGTGCCTGGCAGAGAGTAGGGCAGCTCGGGAGAAAGAAAGCTTCAACCTCAAGAGggcacag GAGGACATCTCACGACTGCGGCGCAAGCTGGAGAAGCAGAGGAAGGTAGAGGTTTATGCAGACGCTGACGAAATCCTCCAGGAAGAGATCAAGGAGTACAAG